In Candidatus Binataceae bacterium, one genomic interval encodes:
- a CDS encoding DUF1329 domain-containing protein → MKILAKAVLTAGLGVVFLGLGVAYADPFSPLAAGTIITKANCQKYLDHFDVGWQHECTETAPQVSMPSDLKIVIAPTHSYPVPSTYWDATEKYSKQVTLEPTGDGSYVMKGYVAGMPFPYDKLDPKDPLSGFKLMYDAYFQYQPAVMAGEGVHPLDIDRYGNRYEQRSYTADYVVEANTDPVYPMTIPNSPGEDKGVYFTNYTEQEYPTQIQYIAGVEWDYMDPRRIPNNWAYIPSIRRVLELSQAARCAPFVASANFSYDDHSRIPLPPTWFKAQYLGTKYIITYIVPEDHFKQATDFHNWEIDYGIFPTDKIGGHWEARPWLQLAMQRIPDHAAGYCQAQHYIWLDKEQTMTIAFDDFDQNGKFWRGQYNYNPAKRVPGTNGYSFYSGVWAHINPDFQNLDNANLLPPLDGFWYNQETPKRYINYYRLGNPAGLNQIVQ, encoded by the coding sequence ACTTGCTAAGGCCGTGCTGACTGCCGGCTTGGGAGTTGTTTTTTTGGGATTGGGCGTTGCTTACGCTGACCCGTTTAGTCCGCTAGCCGCGGGAACTATTATCACCAAGGCAAATTGCCAGAAGTATCTGGATCATTTCGACGTCGGTTGGCAGCACGAATGCACCGAAACCGCGCCGCAAGTGAGCATGCCCAGCGATCTAAAAATTGTCATTGCGCCCACGCATTCCTATCCGGTCCCGTCGACATACTGGGATGCGACAGAAAAATATAGCAAGCAGGTGACGCTGGAGCCCACAGGCGATGGCAGTTATGTTATGAAAGGCTATGTCGCCGGAATGCCGTTTCCCTACGACAAGCTCGATCCCAAGGATCCGCTTTCGGGCTTCAAATTAATGTATGACGCTTACTTTCAGTATCAGCCGGCGGTGATGGCGGGCGAAGGGGTCCATCCCCTGGATATCGATCGCTACGGCAACCGCTATGAACAGCGCTCGTACACCGCCGATTACGTCGTGGAGGCGAACACCGACCCAGTGTATCCGATGACTATCCCGAATTCGCCCGGAGAGGACAAGGGCGTATATTTCACCAACTACACCGAGCAGGAGTATCCGACCCAGATCCAGTACATCGCGGGAGTCGAGTGGGACTACATGGATCCCAGGCGAATTCCTAATAACTGGGCCTATATTCCCAGTATCCGACGCGTGCTGGAACTCTCGCAGGCGGCACGCTGCGCGCCGTTCGTGGCCTCGGCCAACTTCAGTTATGACGATCATTCACGAATCCCATTGCCGCCGACATGGTTTAAGGCACAATACCTGGGCACGAAGTACATAATCACTTACATCGTGCCCGAGGATCACTTCAAACAAGCCACCGATTTTCACAACTGGGAGATCGATTATGGGATCTTCCCGACCGACAAAATTGGCGGCCATTGGGAGGCGCGGCCTTGGCTTCAGCTGGCGATGCAGCGCATACCCGACCATGCGGCGGGTTACTGCCAGGCGCAGCACTACATCTGGTTGGATAAAGAGCAGACCATGACCATTGCTTTCGACGACTTCGATCAGAACGGCAAGTTCTGGCGGGGCCAGTATAACTACAATCCGGCCAAACGGGTTCCTGGTACCAATGGCTATTCGTTTTACAGCGGGGTGTGGGCGCACATCAACCCCGATTTCCAGAACCTCGACAACGCCAACCTGCTGCCGCCGCTGGATGGCTTCTGGTACAACCAGGAGACTCCCAAGCGTTACATCAACTACTATCGCTTGGGCAATCCTGCGGGGTTGAACCAGATCGTGCAGTAA
- a CDS encoding Rieske 2Fe-2S domain-containing protein, translating to MASAKDSEILTQVGAGTPMGDLMRQYWLPAAMSGELKANGEPLRLVLLGEKLIAFRDSSGRVGILDHRCPHRCASLFFGRNEQDGLRCVYHGWKFDIAGRCLEMPNVPPEYDYKHKVRAKSYPACERNGLVWVYMGPRAQPPGLPMLEPALMPEHEMRISFTQRECNWMQALEGDIDTTHLSFLHFGMLQAEDLQPVGIARFGIANRAAELKVAATPWGTMYGASRAVENLIYWRFAHFLFPCWTYIPNGEFSHHILGRAWVPMDDTHTMVVLLWWKGDLPEKRIRKDGQPIAGAGGAPKYLPNTSDWYGRWRLAANASNDYEIDREVQRTRSYTGLDGINLQDQAITESMGPITDHAWEHLGPSDLMIIQTRRRLVQAALALREHNQVPPGLEAPECFLRARGGDFVTDHEMDWEQAYDLQLRTMEDPTGRIRQSGATYGHSEMPQAAK from the coding sequence ATGGCCTCGGCTAAAGACAGCGAGATTCTGACCCAGGTCGGAGCGGGCACGCCGATGGGCGACCTGATGCGCCAATACTGGCTCCCGGCCGCGATGTCTGGCGAGCTCAAGGCTAACGGCGAGCCGCTACGGTTGGTGCTGTTGGGCGAAAAGCTGATCGCTTTTCGCGACAGCTCCGGACGAGTAGGCATCCTGGACCATCGATGCCCTCACCGGTGCGCCTCGCTCTTCTTTGGGCGCAACGAGCAAGACGGATTGCGTTGCGTGTACCATGGGTGGAAGTTCGACATCGCAGGCCGTTGCCTGGAAATGCCCAACGTTCCGCCCGAGTACGATTACAAGCATAAGGTTCGCGCCAAATCCTATCCCGCTTGCGAGCGTAACGGCCTGGTGTGGGTCTATATGGGACCGCGCGCTCAGCCGCCCGGGCTGCCGATGCTGGAGCCCGCCCTGATGCCTGAACACGAGATGCGCATCAGCTTTACCCAGCGCGAATGCAACTGGATGCAGGCGCTGGAGGGGGACATCGACACCACCCACCTGAGCTTTTTGCATTTCGGCATGTTACAAGCCGAGGATTTGCAGCCCGTGGGTATCGCCCGCTTTGGGATTGCCAATCGCGCGGCCGAGCTGAAGGTCGCGGCTACGCCCTGGGGTACCATGTACGGCGCCAGCCGCGCGGTGGAAAATCTGATTTACTGGCGCTTTGCCCACTTTCTGTTTCCCTGCTGGACCTATATTCCCAACGGCGAGTTCAGCCACCATATTCTTGGACGTGCATGGGTCCCGATGGACGACACCCACACCATGGTTGTGCTGCTGTGGTGGAAGGGCGATTTGCCCGAAAAGCGGATTCGCAAAGATGGCCAACCGATCGCGGGTGCGGGTGGTGCGCCAAAATATCTTCCCAACACCAGCGACTGGTATGGACGCTGGCGACTAGCGGCCAATGCGAGCAACGACTACGAGATTGACCGCGAGGTACAGCGTACACGCAGCTATACCGGTCTCGACGGAATCAACCTTCAGGATCAGGCCATCACCGAAAGCATGGGTCCGATAACCGACCATGCCTGGGAGCATCTCGGGCCCAGTGATCTGATGATCATCCAGACTCGCCGCCGGCTGGTTCAAGCCGCGCTGGCCCTGCGCGAGCATAATCAGGTTCCCCCAGGTCTCGAAGCGCCTGAATGCTTCCTGCGGGCGCGTGGGGGTGATTTCGTCACTGACCACGAAATGGACTGGGAGCAGGCTTACGACCTTCAGTTGCGCACGATGGAAGATCCGACCGGCAGGATCCGCCAGAGCGGCGCGACCTATGGGCATAGCGAAATGCCGCAGGCGGCCAAATAG
- a CDS encoding cytochrome P450 — translation MNASVEPEAVLSFSPFDPAFRANPYPFYRTLYGRAPRLIEAGPYRQIALVGGYAACLEVLHDHLDFSSRDMHNLPSNSDPFQGAVSLLNSDPPDHSRLRRLVSLDFSPRRIRALEPHIRAITSELLERVATQPGFDVMADLANILPVRVIAEMLGVPPELHVQFKVWSDAIIGIRSLAPGAPAAPGSIEGRDQLLEYFAAEIERRRRRPGPDLISALLAAQEQAEILSAPELMRFLVLLLVAGNETTTNLIGNGILALGRHPEQMELLRQQPSLIGGAIEEILRYDGPVQTTVRRAVAPVRLDGTEIAAGTTVMVLLAAANRDPARFKDPERFDIRRTPNEHIAFGAGIHFCLGATLARLEGAIAIEMLLKRFPRLRLAMGEPPRYRESFGLRGLIDLPVATA, via the coding sequence ATGAACGCAAGCGTCGAACCCGAAGCAGTTCTGAGCTTCAGTCCCTTCGATCCCGCCTTTCGCGCCAATCCCTACCCTTTTTACCGAACTTTATATGGACGAGCGCCACGCCTGATCGAAGCCGGACCCTATCGTCAGATTGCGCTGGTGGGCGGCTACGCCGCCTGCTTGGAGGTCCTGCACGATCATCTCGATTTCTCCAGCCGTGACATGCATAACTTACCGAGCAACAGCGACCCATTTCAGGGGGCGGTGTCGCTGCTCAATTCCGATCCACCCGATCACAGCCGTCTGCGCCGGTTGGTCAGCCTGGATTTCTCGCCGCGACGTATCCGCGCCCTGGAACCCCATATCCGTGCTATCACCAGCGAACTACTGGAGCGAGTCGCGACACAACCAGGGTTCGACGTGATGGCCGACCTCGCCAACATTCTGCCGGTGCGGGTTATCGCCGAGATGTTAGGGGTACCGCCTGAGTTGCACGTTCAGTTCAAGGTTTGGTCCGACGCGATCATTGGGATCCGCAGCCTTGCGCCGGGAGCGCCCGCCGCGCCCGGGTCGATCGAGGGGCGCGACCAGCTGCTGGAATACTTCGCCGCCGAGATCGAGCGGCGCCGCCGCAGGCCGGGTCCCGATTTGATTAGCGCCTTGCTCGCGGCGCAGGAGCAGGCCGAGATCCTGAGCGCACCCGAGCTGATGCGTTTCCTGGTGCTTTTGCTGGTAGCAGGCAACGAAACCACCACCAACTTGATCGGTAACGGGATACTCGCACTGGGACGTCATCCCGAGCAGATGGAGCTGCTGCGCCAGCAGCCCAGTCTGATCGGCGGCGCGATCGAAGAGATTCTGCGCTACGACGGTCCGGTACAAACCACCGTCCGGCGGGCCGTAGCCCCGGTTAGGTTGGACGGAACCGAAATTGCCGCCGGCACTACCGTCATGGTTCTGCTGGCCGCGGCCAACCGCGACCCGGCCCGCTTCAAAGATCCCGAGCGCTTCGACATTAGGCGCACTCCCAACGAGCATATCGCTTTCGGCGCGGGGATCCATTTCTGCCTGGGCGCCACGCTGGCACGCCTGGAGGGTGCTATCGCGATCGAAATGCTGCTGAAGCGATTTCCCCGCCTGCGGTTAGCCATGGGGGAGCCACCGCGCTATCGAGAATCCTTCGGACTGCGCGGCCTGATTGACTTACCCGTGGCGACGGCTTGA
- a CDS encoding DUF4236 domain-containing protein, producing MGWRFYRRVKILPGVTLNFSKRGTSLSVGGRGAHVTLGRGRERETIGIPGSGISYTTTQKASRTAPAPGTRRTLYVLMILAILLLLALLSHSTPHH from the coding sequence ATGGGCTGGAGGTTTTACCGCCGGGTCAAAATCCTACCTGGAGTTACACTGAACTTCTCCAAGCGCGGCACCAGCCTGTCAGTGGGAGGCCGCGGCGCACACGTCACCTTGGGACGCGGCCGAGAGCGCGAGACCATCGGAATTCCGGGCAGCGGCATCTCCTACACCACCACTCAGAAAGCCTCGCGAACGGCCCCTGCGCCAGGTACTCGGCGCACACTTTACGTGCTCATGATCCTGGCCATTCTGCTGCTCCTGGCTTTGCTCAGCCATTCCACCCCGCATCACTGA
- a CDS encoding acetate/propionate family kinase produces MWILAFNCGSSSLKFELLQLDARGLRQGVSHTGKVEEIGPNARAEFAAAPTPALTSHPEAARFALGWLKQTAPEPMRELGGVVHRVVHGGTNLWEPALIDDAVMSAIEQAGALAPLHNPPALETIRAVGQQLPDTPAVVVTDTGFHRTLPSYAFTYPLARELSARHAIRRYGFHGIGHSYMAQRWYELAGRQAQGSALITLHLGAGCSVCAIRDGCSVDTSMGMTPLEGLMMATRAGDLDPAIPGFLIQREQLSPAALDQLLNHRAGLLGVSAVSGDLREVMAAAADGNREAKLAVDIFCYRARKYIGAYLAVLGRADAIVFGGGIGENAAPVRAQICSGLENLGIALDPELNQASDGGDRCISAPTVPIQIWIIPLDEELQMARAALALLTPSHLAAC; encoded by the coding sequence ATGTGGATCCTCGCTTTCAATTGTGGCAGCTCCTCCTTGAAATTCGAGTTGCTCCAACTCGACGCTCGAGGGCTGCGTCAGGGCGTCTCGCATACCGGCAAAGTCGAGGAGATCGGGCCCAACGCGAGGGCTGAGTTCGCGGCTGCGCCGACGCCAGCGCTTACCAGCCATCCCGAGGCCGCCCGCTTCGCCCTTGGGTGGCTCAAGCAGACGGCGCCCGAGCCAATGCGTGAGTTGGGCGGAGTGGTCCACCGCGTGGTCCACGGCGGAACGAACTTGTGGGAGCCCGCGTTGATCGACGATGCGGTGATGTCGGCGATTGAGCAGGCGGGCGCGCTGGCGCCGCTACACAACCCTCCCGCCCTGGAAACTATCCGCGCCGTCGGCCAGCAATTGCCGGACACCCCGGCCGTGGTGGTGACCGATACAGGATTCCATCGCACCCTCCCTTCTTACGCCTTCACCTATCCGCTGGCTCGCGAGCTGAGCGCACGTCATGCGATCCGACGTTACGGCTTCCACGGTATCGGCCACTCCTACATGGCCCAGCGCTGGTACGAGCTTGCCGGCCGTCAGGCCCAGGGCAGCGCATTGATAACCCTGCACCTGGGAGCGGGATGTTCGGTGTGCGCGATCCGCGACGGCTGCTCGGTGGATACTTCGATGGGTATGACGCCGCTTGAGGGCTTGATGATGGCAACGCGAGCGGGAGATTTGGATCCCGCCATTCCGGGCTTCCTTATCCAGCGCGAGCAGCTATCGCCCGCGGCCCTGGACCAGCTCCTGAACCATCGCGCCGGGCTGCTGGGGGTCTCGGCCGTATCCGGCGACCTACGGGAGGTGATGGCCGCCGCGGCCGATGGCAATCGAGAGGCTAAGCTGGCGGTGGATATTTTCTGCTACCGCGCACGTAAATATATCGGCGCTTATCTGGCAGTGCTGGGACGCGCGGACGCGATTGTGTTCGGCGGCGGGATCGGCGAGAACGCGGCGCCTGTTCGCGCACAGATCTGTAGCGGCTTGGAGAACCTGGGAATCGCGCTCGATCCGGAGCTCAACCAGGCATCCGACGGGGGTGATCGATGCATTAGCGCACCGACCGTTCCCATCCAGATTTGGATCATTCCCCTGGATGAAGAGCTGCAAATGGCGCGCGCGGCGCTAGCGTTGCTAACGCCCTCGCACTTGGCTGCTTGCTGA
- a CDS encoding SDR family oxidoreductase — MNDTVATDFSLTGKSALVVGAENPLGMIAAMTLTEAGADLVIASQQPGTGDALRELTRRLAPTGRKSVVQVQSAITRADLSASVDLTVKQLGGLDILVNALDYRSFAPADISDDNALDKIFDNTFRATWMACQEAGRIMRRRGGGVIVNVVSVLAERGVPNASLYCASQAAVLSLTRTLALEWAPDQVRVNALEFGWLESRGQRQAQFEETLRKYLPDHNLIKPEELAGALLYLVAPGARFMTGQSVVVDGGLLCHP, encoded by the coding sequence ATGAACGACACCGTCGCGACCGACTTCTCGTTGACGGGAAAAAGCGCCCTGGTAGTGGGAGCCGAAAATCCCCTGGGCATGATCGCTGCCATGACTCTGACCGAAGCGGGTGCCGACCTGGTGATCGCCTCCCAGCAGCCGGGTACCGGCGACGCGCTGCGGGAGTTGACCCGGCGTCTGGCGCCCACCGGGCGCAAATCGGTGGTCCAGGTGCAGAGCGCGATCACGCGAGCCGATCTCAGCGCCAGCGTTGATTTGACCGTCAAGCAACTGGGTGGCTTGGATATCCTGGTCAACGCCCTGGATTATCGCAGCTTCGCTCCCGCCGACATCAGTGACGACAACGCGTTGGACAAAATCTTCGATAACACTTTTCGCGCCACCTGGATGGCTTGCCAGGAAGCGGGTCGGATCATGAGGCGACGTGGCGGCGGCGTGATCGTCAACGTGGTTTCAGTCCTGGCGGAGCGCGGAGTGCCCAACGCCAGCCTGTACTGCGCCAGCCAGGCCGCGGTGCTCAGCCTGACCCGCACCCTGGCGCTGGAATGGGCTCCCGACCAGGTCCGGGTCAACGCGCTGGAATTCGGCTGGCTGGAAAGCCGCGGCCAGCGCCAGGCCCAGTTCGAGGAAACTCTGCGCAAGTACTTGCCCGACCACAATCTGATCAAGCCTGAGGAGCTGGCCGGAGCCCTACTATACTTGGTGGCACCGGGAGCGCGGTTCATGACCGGCCAAAGCGTGGTGGTTGATGGTGGCCTGTTGTGCCACCCTTAA
- a CDS encoding SDR family NAD(P)-dependent oxidoreductase — protein sequence MVLEKLSLKNKVALITGAGRGLGRAMALAMAGAGCTIAAVARTRSQLEETAAAVRQQGSSCMVIPADVTRSKEVNAMVEVAVAELGHIDILINNAGGGTQDYGKPLEEISDEMWQEGLALNLSSQFYCCRAVIPHLIAQQHGRIINIASGLGLRGGKQLFSYTCAKGAVIQLTRSLAVTYARYNIQSNCIVPGVFGEAAERFQGGKFVPMGRPGEYEEIGPLAIFLASDAAHHLNGAMLTIDGGALAGGATPTGSYPQLNESR from the coding sequence ATGGTGCTGGAAAAATTGAGCCTGAAAAACAAGGTGGCCTTGATTACCGGCGCCGGGCGCGGCCTTGGGCGCGCGATGGCGCTGGCGATGGCTGGGGCCGGCTGCACGATCGCCGCGGTGGCGCGGACCCGGTCCCAATTGGAAGAGACCGCGGCGGCGGTGCGCCAGCAAGGCAGTAGCTGCATGGTGATTCCCGCCGACGTCACGCGCTCGAAGGAAGTCAATGCGATGGTGGAGGTGGCAGTGGCGGAGCTGGGCCATATCGACATACTGATCAACAATGCCGGCGGCGGCACCCAAGATTACGGCAAGCCGTTGGAGGAAATCAGCGACGAGATGTGGCAGGAGGGTCTGGCACTTAACCTAAGCAGTCAATTCTATTGTTGCCGCGCCGTCATTCCTCATTTAATCGCGCAGCAACACGGCCGGATCATCAATATCGCCTCGGGTCTGGGCCTGCGCGGCGGCAAGCAACTGTTCAGCTATACCTGCGCCAAGGGCGCGGTGATTCAGCTCACGCGATCCTTGGCGGTGACCTACGCGCGTTACAACATCCAGAGCAACTGCATCGTACCTGGCGTCTTCGGCGAAGCGGCGGAGCGCTTTCAAGGCGGCAAATTCGTACCGATGGGACGGCCGGGCGAGTACGAAGAAATCGGCCCGCTGGCGATCTTCCTGGCCTCCGACGCAGCCCACCATCTCAACGGCGCGATGCTGACTATCGACGGCGGAGCACTGGCAGGCGGCGCTACGCCCACCGGCAGTTACCCCCAACTCAACGAATCCAGGTGA
- a CDS encoding sulfurtransferase TusA family protein — MTDQTSLPAVRLDLRGVKCPLNWARAKVRLEQMARGEILELLLDDPRAIRDIPRAAEAEGYVTVECRAEADHWRLSLER, encoded by the coding sequence ATGACGGATCAAACTAGCCTCCCAGCCGTGCGTTTGGATCTGCGCGGCGTAAAGTGCCCGCTGAACTGGGCCAGGGCTAAGGTGCGTTTGGAGCAGATGGCGCGGGGGGAGATCCTGGAATTGCTGCTGGACGATCCGCGTGCGATTCGCGACATCCCACGCGCGGCCGAAGCGGAGGGGTATGTGACGGTGGAGTGTCGCGCCGAGGCAGACCATTGGCGCCTCAGCCTGGAGCGCTGA
- a CDS encoding glycosyltransferase family 4 protein — protein MHVLHLVPALFDADDGIIGGAERYVYELARHMARVTPTTLVTFGSHDRREARDGLSIVVLGRPWYPRGQRANPVSFKLFAQLRGADVVHCHQQHILSSTLAAAYCRLTRRPVFVTDLGGGGWDVSAYISTDRWYRGRLHLSQYSRGLAHGASDADHVILGGVDSEKFAPRDDVQRGRTILFVGRLLPHKGIDTLIEALAPGMQLQIIGHESEPRYSADLHKLAQGKAVTFRHDCDDDALIEAYRQAACVVLPSVYRTMYGDESRVPELLGQTLLEAMACGAPTICSNVASLPEIVQDGVTGLIVPEAGAAALRTALSWMLDHPAQAAAMGRAGRRRILQHFTWPQVVARCLRIYRCCDSAS, from the coding sequence ATGCACGTGCTGCATCTAGTGCCGGCGCTGTTCGATGCCGACGACGGCATCATCGGCGGCGCGGAGCGCTATGTATACGAACTGGCCCGCCATATGGCGCGGGTCACGCCCACGACGCTGGTTACCTTTGGCAGCCATGACCGGCGCGAGGCCAGGGATGGCTTGAGCATAGTAGTGCTCGGCCGCCCCTGGTATCCGCGCGGTCAGCGCGCCAATCCGGTATCGTTCAAGCTCTTCGCCCAATTGCGCGGCGCCGACGTAGTCCACTGCCATCAGCAACATATCCTTTCCAGCACTCTGGCCGCCGCGTACTGCCGGCTTACCCGGCGGCCCGTGTTCGTCACCGACTTGGGCGGCGGCGGCTGGGATGTTTCGGCTTACATCAGCACCGATCGCTGGTATCGCGGGCGCCTGCATTTAAGCCAATACAGCCGCGGCCTAGCGCACGGCGCGAGTGATGCCGACCACGTCATTCTGGGCGGAGTGGATAGCGAAAAATTTGCGCCTCGCGACGACGTTCAGCGCGGCCGCACGATCTTGTTCGTGGGCCGCCTGCTGCCGCACAAGGGGATCGACACCTTGATCGAGGCCTTGGCACCGGGGATGCAATTGCAGATTATCGGCCATGAGAGCGAGCCCCGTTATAGCGCCGACCTGCATAAGCTGGCCCAGGGCAAAGCGGTCACCTTTCGTCACGACTGCGACGATGACGCATTGATCGAGGCCTACCGGCAGGCCGCCTGCGTGGTGCTGCCCAGCGTCTACCGGACAATGTACGGAGATGAATCGCGGGTGCCCGAACTGCTCGGCCAAACCCTGCTGGAAGCGATGGCTTGCGGCGCGCCCACGATTTGCAGCAATGTCGCGAGCTTGCCGGAGATTGTCCAAGACGGCGTCACCGGTTTGATCGTACCCGAGGCCGGCGCGGCCGCCTTGCGGACCGCTTTAAGCTGGATGCTTGACCATCCGGCGCAGGCCGCCGCGATGGGGCGCGCCGGGCGGCGGCGGATATTGCAGCATTTTACCTGGCCGCAAGTGGTGGCCCGCTGCTTGCGCATCTATCGGTGCTGCGATTCCGCCAGTTAG